A single genomic interval of Juglans regia cultivar Chandler chromosome 1, Walnut 2.0, whole genome shotgun sequence harbors:
- the LOC118349572 gene encoding protein FAR1-RELATED SEQUENCE 4-like, translating to MEGTEEDRISPRPSTVISPIQGYVSPENPYHPVYMMPPNTYPNQYSYHWGSQHLPTIPYPPLSNPEDFRRFQETIQHPPTMSYPPSSNPERFQETPQHPVQSSIVPDESEKNVASISHMNALEVEGSNEVSNADETNEVLEAKGTNEVSDDDDERVEEPKSGMEFATEKDLLAYYKRYAKQSGFGVKTFRTKREADGSAKYLTIGCARGGTYHPSHSNVSRPRPTTKTNCKAKVNAKLVNGVWVLTTIQITHNHNTVSPQKSRFFRSHKCLDEYSQRMLDLNDRAGIRMNKNFQALVVDAGGFENLEFQEKDARNFINKARHLRLGKGGGEALSDYFERMSMMNDGFVSVMDLDDEFRVRNVFWADTRSRAAYEYFGDVITFDTTYLTNRYNMPFAPFVGVNHHGQSILLGAGLISNEDTNTFVWLFRAWLKCMNGQAPKAIITDQDRAMKSAIAIVFPDSRHRYCLWHIMRKLPEKLGSHSQFNAGLKSAIQSALYDSQSCTEFEDKWGKLLQKYDLGENAWLQGLYNEREFWVPVYLKGVFWAGMSTTQRSESMNAFFDGFVHSGTTLKEFVDQFDNALKKKVEVEATADFNSCNQIIPCVSPLRIEKQFQALYTNAKFKEVQREVLGMILCNCILVSTQGCISNFDVFDEISTDDYVKKVTYSVYYNDEECDVKCTCALFEMRGIICRHVFKVCQTKNINVLPDKYVLDRWRKDLKRRYTLVKSSYDDLRNNADAQRYELVVKRCLKFATRVSPSDEHVNAFLRLLDEFELQCTGLTTDDGLTKLRKNMIPEKGKKVLSPHVVRGKGRPPMKRKVGAVENAIMKRKKKQVTCRKIFNDGEQLHAGLESAGVAIVDNFVVGTQYSDVIQPTPSGNEEKCAGTDHV from the exons ATGGAAGGCACAGAGGAAGATAGAATTTCGCCCAGGCCATCTACAGTGATTTCACCCATCCAA GGATATGTTAGTCCCGAAAATCCATACCACCCGGTGTATATGATGCCTCCAAATACGTATCCAAATCAATATTCATATCATTGGGGTAGCCAG CATCTGCCAACTATTCCCTACCCTCCGTTGAGTAATCCGGAAGACTTTAGACGATTTCAAGAGACTATCCAG CATCCTCCAACTATGTCCTACCCTCCGTCTAGTAATCCAGAGCGATTCCAAGAGACCCCCCAACACCCAGTTCAATCATCAATTGTGCCTGATGAAAGTGAAAAGAATGTTGCAAGTATATCACACATGAATGCTTTGGAGGTGGAAGGGAGTAATGAAGTATCGAACGCAGATGAGACTAATGAAGTATTAGAGGCGAAGGGGACTAATGAAGTAtcggatgatgatgatgaacgaGTTGAAGAGCCGAAATCTGGTATGGAGTTTGCCACTGAGAAAGACCTTCTCGCCTATTACAAACGATATGCGAAACAGTCGGGTTTTGGTGTAAAGACGTTTAGGACGAAGAGAGAGGCAGATGGGAGTGCAAAGTATTTGACCATTGGGTGTGCACGTGGCGGCACCTACCATCCTAGCCATAGTAATGTCTCGAGACCACGACCAACAACCAAAACGAATTGTAAAGCGAAGGTAAATGCGAAATTGGTGAATGGGGTATGGGTTTTGACGACGATTCAGATTACTCACAATCATAATACTGTCAGCCCACAGAAATCCAGATTTTTTAGATCTCATAAGTGTTTAGATGAATACAGTCAGAGGATGCTTGACTTGAATGACAGAGCAGGTATTAGAATGAACAAAAATTTCCAAGCACTTGTTGTTGATGCCGGTGGTTTTGAGAACCTTGAATTTCAAGAGAAAGATGCTcggaattttattaataaagccagACACTTAAGGTTAGGTAAAGGAGGGGGTGAAGCACTTAGTGACTATTTTGAGAGAATGAGTATGATGAATGATGGCTTTGTTTCAGTCATGGACTTGGATGACGAGTTCAGAGTCAGAAATGTGTTCTGGGCTGACACACGAAGTCGAGCGGCATATGAGTACTTCGGAGATGTTATCACATTTGATACGACGTATTTAACAAATAGGTACAATATGCCTTTCGCTCcctttgttggtgtaaaccatcatgggCAGTCCATATTGTTAGGGGCTGGCTTGATTTCCAATGAAGACACAAATACTTTTGTTTGGTTGTTCCGAGCATGGTTGAAGTGCATGAATGGTCAGGCTCCCAAAGCAATTATAACAGACCAAGACCGAGCAATGAAGAGTGCTATTGCGATTGTATTCCCAGACAGTCGCCATAGATATTGTCTCTGGCATATCATGCGGAAATTGCCAGAGAAATTGGGATCTCACTCCCAATTCAATGCAGGGTTGAAGTCTGCCATTCAGAGTGCTTTATATGATTCACAGAGTTGCACAGAATTTGAGGACAAGTGGGGGAAATTACTTCAAAAGTATGACCTTGGGGAGAATGCATGGTTGCAAGGGTTGTACAATGAGAGAGAGTTCTGGGTACCAGTATATTTGAAGGGTGTATTTTGGGCAGGTATGAGCACTACACAACGgtctgaaagcatgaatgcattttttgacgGGTTTGTACATTCTGGTACTACTTTGAAGGAGTTTGTAGATCAATTTGATAATGCTCTGAAGAAGAAGGTGGAGGTCGAAGCGACTGCTGATTTCAATTCCTGCAACCAAATAATCCCATGCGTATCACCACTCCGCATTGAAAAGCAGTTTCAAGCATTGTATACAAATGCTAAGTTTAAGGAAGTCCAAAGAGAGGTGTTGGgaatgattttatgtaattgcATACTTGTTAGCACACAAGGTTGCATTTCTAACTTCGATGTTTTCGACGAAATTTCCACGGATGACTATGTAAAAAAAGTGACGTACTCAGTTTattataatgatgaagaatGCGACGTTAAATGCACGTGTGCCTTGTTTGAGATGAGGGGGATTATTTGTAGGCATGTATTTAAAGTCtgtcaaacaaaaaatattaatgtgtTGCCTGACAAGTATGTCTTGGATCGATGGCGAAAGGACTTAAAGAGAAGATATACACTGGTCAAAAGTAGTTATGATGACTTGCGGAACAATGCAGACGCACAGAGGTATGAGCTCGTGGTTAAGAGATGTTTGAAATTTGCCACGCGTGTATCCCCCAGTGATGAGCATGTAAATGCATTTTTGCGGTTGTTAGATGAGTTTGAGTTGCAATGTACAGGCTTAACAACCGACGACGGTTTAACCAAGTTGAGAAAGAACATGATCCCAGAAAAGGGTAAGAAAGTATTAAGCCCCCATGTTGTCAGAGGGAAAGGGAGACCCCCAATGAAGAGAAAGGTAGGGGCTGTGGAGAACGCTATtatgaagagaaagaagaaacaagtA ACATGCAGGAAAATATTCAATGACGGAGAACAATTGCATGCGGGCCTAGAATCTGCAGGAGTTGCTATTGTAGACAATTTTGTTGTTGGAACCCAATATAGTGATGTCATACAGCCAACACCATCGGGCAATGAGGAG AAATGTGCTGGTACTGATCATGTATAA
- the LOC109011864 gene encoding long chain acyl-CoA synthetase 8: MVDSDGGWAQSQLLKNLGTGDYLSVWKSYGTYGIVGAIIIGILVPMFLSTVFMGKKRGKQRGFPVQVGGEAGYAVQNTRVTELVEVPWKGATTMAALFEQSCKKNSQNRFLGSRKLISKEVVTATDGRKFDKVHLGDYEWQTYGEIFDRARNFASGLVRLGHNLDSRAAIFSETRAEWFIALQGCFRQSITVVTVYASLGEDALIHSLNETQISTLICDSKQLKKLAAVSSSLDCIENVILFEDDGTENETIPESMSKWTITSFSEVEKLGSKSPVDASLPSKNSIAVVMYTSGSTGLPKGVMITHGNMVATTAAVMKVIPRLGRNDVYLAYLPLAHVFELAAESVMLAAGCAMGYGSALTLTDTSSKIKKGTKGDASVLKPTVLTAVPAILDRVRDGVLKKVGENEGLVKHLFNIGYKRRLAAIEGSWLGAWGLEGLLWDIIVFKRIRTILGGKLRFVLCGGAPLSGDSQRFINICMGAPIGQAYGLTETFAGASFSDWDDLTVGRVGPPLPCCYLKLVSWEEGRYMTTDKPMPRGEIVVGGFSVTAGYFKNQEKTNEVYKVDDRGMRWFYTGDIGQFHPDGCLEIIDRKKDIVKLQHGEYISLGKVEAALMSSSYVDNIMLYADPFHNYCVALVVPSRQVLEKWAQQAGINYKDFSELCDKAEIASEVQQSLTKVAKTAKLDKFEIPAKIKLLPEAWTPESGLVTAALKIKREQLKAKFKDELKKLYE; the protein is encoded by the exons ATGGTGGATTCAGATGGAGGTTGGGCGCAATCACAATTGCTGAAAAATTTGGGCACCGGTGACTACTTGTCAGTTTGGAAAAGCTATGGGACATATGGAATTGTGGGTGCTATTATTATTGGTATACTCGTACCTATGTTTCTGTCCACTGTGTTCATGGGAAAGAAAAGGGGAAAACAAAGAGGGTTTCCGGTACAAGTTGGTGGTGAGGCTGGTTATGCAGTTCAAAATACTCGAGTAACTGAATTGGTTGAAGTTCCTTGGAAAGGAGCCACAACCATGGCAGCTCTATTTGAGCAATCTTGTAAAAAGAATTCACAGAATCGCTTTCTTGGATCAAGAAAGCTAATTAGCAAAGAAGTTGTCACAGCTACTGATGGTAGGAAGTTTGACAAGGTACATTTAGGGGATTATGAGTGGCAAACTTATGGAGAGATATTTGATCGTGCTCGCAACTTTGCATCCGGGCTTGTCAGATTGGGTCATAATTTGGACAGCCGTGCTGCGATTTTTTCTGAAACCCGAGCAGAATGGTTCATTGCCCTTCAG GGATGCTTTCGGCAAAGTATCACTGTTGTTACTGTTTATGCCTCTCTAGGCGAGGATGCCCTAATCCACTCGCTTAATGAG ACCCAAATATCAACTCTTATTTGCGATTCCAAGCAGTTGAAGAAGTTGGCTGCAGTAAGCTCAAGCCTAGATTGTattgaaaatgttatattatttgaaGATGATGGAACTGAAAATGAAACTATTCCTGAAAGTATGAGCAAGTGGACAATCACATCTTTTTCTGAAGTCGAGAAACTAGGGAGCAAAAGTCCTGTGGATGCAAGCCTGCCTTCCAAAAATAGTATTGCTGTCGTCATGTATACTAGTGGCAGTACAGGTCTACCAAAG GGAGTCATGATTACTCATGGCAACATGGTAGCCACTACTGCAGCTGTTATGAAAGTAATCCCAAGACTTGGTAGAAATGATGTATACTTGGCATACTTGCCCCTAGCTCACGTTTTTGAACTGGCAGCTGAG TCTGTAATGTTGGCTGCAGGTTGTGCAATGGGTTATGGTTCAGCCTTGACTTTGACAGACACTTCTAGTAAAATTAAGAAAGGAACCAAGGGAGATGCTTCTGTGTTAAAGCCAACCGTCTTGACAGCAGTTCCAGCTATTTTAGATCGAGTTCGAGATGGAGTTCTGAAAAAG GTTGGAGAGAATGAAGGGTTAGTGAAACATCTATTTAACATTGGATATAAGCGACGACTAGCTGCCATAGAAGGAAGCTGGCTTGGGGCTTGGGGGCTGGAGGGACTCTTGTGGGATATCATTGTCTTTAAAAGAATACGCACTATACTTGGAGGAAAACTCCGATTTGTGCTCTGTGGTGGAGCTCCTTTATCTGGGGATTCACAGCGGTTTATCAACATCTGCATGGG GGCTCCTATTGGTCAAGCATATGGCTTGACTGAAACATTTGCTGGAGCTTCTTTTTCTGACTGGGATGACTTAACAGTGGGACGTGTTGGGCCACCTCTCCCTTGCTGCTACCTTAAG CTTGTTTCCTGGGAAGAAGGTAGGTATATGACCACAGACAAACCAATGCCTCGAGGAGAGATTGTCGTAGGGGGGTTCAGTGTAACTGCTGGTTACTttaaaaaccaagaaaaaactAATGAGGTCTACAAG GTTGATGATAGGGGCATGCGCTGGTTTTATACTGGTGACATTGGACAATTTCACCCTGATGGATGCCTTGAAATTATTGATAGGAAGAAGGATATTGTGAAACTTCAACATGGAGAATATATCTCCCTTGGCAAG GTTGAGGCGGCTCTTATGTCAAGTAGTTATGTGGataatatcatgttatatgcaGATCCCTTCCACAACTATTGTGTAGCACTGGTTGTTCCTTCACGTCAGGTCCTCGAAAAGTGGGCCCAACAAGCTGGCATCAACTATAAAGATTTTTCTGAGCTGTGTGATAAAGCTGAAATTGCCAGCGAGGTTCAGCAATCCCTTACGAAG GTAGC